In Ipomoea triloba cultivar NCNSP0323 chromosome 7, ASM357664v1, a single genomic region encodes these proteins:
- the LOC116025911 gene encoding protein transport protein Sec61 subunit alpha-like: protein MGGGFRVLHLVKPFLSFLPEVQSADRKVPFREKVIYTVISLFIFLVCSQLPLYGIHSTTGADPFYWMRVILPSNRGTVMELGIIPIVTSGLVMQLLAGSKIIEVDNNVREDRALLNGAQKLLGILIAVGEAVAYVLSGMYGSVNQLGVGNAILIILQLCFAGIIVICLDELLQKGYGLGSGISLFIATNICESIIWKAFSPTTINTGRGAEFEGAIIALFHLLIARTDKVRALREAFYRQNLPNVTNLLATVLIFLIVIYFQGFRVVLPVRSKNARGQQGSYPIKLFYTSNMPIILQSAHVSNLYFISQLLYRKYSGNIFVNLLGTWKESEYSGQSVPVGGLAYYVTAPSSLADMLANPFHALFYIVFMLSACALFSKTWIEVSGSSARDVAKQLKEQQMVMPGHRDSNLQKELNRYIPTAAAFGGMCIGALTVLADMMGAIGSGTGILLAVTIIYQYFETFEKEKARELGFLGL from the coding sequence ATGGGTGGAGGATTCAGAGTACTGCATCTTGTCAAACCATTTCTTTCATTTCTGCCTGAAGTTCAGAGTGCTGACCGGAAGGTTCCGTTTAGAGAGAAGGTCATTTACACTGTTATATCTCTTTTCATCTTCCTGGTCTGCAGTCAGCTGCCTCTGTATGGCATACATTCTACAACTGGGGCTGATCCCTTCTACTGGATGCGTGTAATTCTTCCATCAAACCGCGGTACAGTCATGGAATTGGGAATTATACCAATTGTCACTTCTGGACTGGTGATGCAGCTATTGGCTGGTTCAAAGATTATTGAAGTGGACAACAATGTCCGAGAGGACCGTGCACTCTTAAATGGTGCTCAAAAGTTGTTAGGTATCCTGATTGCAGTTGGAGAAGCAGTAGCTTATGTCCTTTCAGGGATGTATGGCAGTGTCAATCAATTGGGCGTTGGGAATGCTATTCTTATTATCCTTCAGCTTTGCTTTGCTGGTATTATTGTTATATGCTTAGATGAACTCCTTCAGAAAGGATATGGTCTTGGCTCAGGAATTTCCCTATTTATAGCTACCAACATCTGTGAAAGCATTATCTGGAAAGCATTTAGTCCCACTACCATCAATACTGGACGTGGAGCTGAATTTGAAGGTGCCATTATTGCTCTGTTCCATCTACTGATAGCTCGGACAGACAAAGTCCGTGCTCTTAGAGAGGCTTTCTACCGACAAAATCTTCCCAATGTTACAAATTTGCTTGCCACAGTGCTGATCTTCCTAATAGTTATCTATTTCCAAGGCTTCCGTGTTGTTCTCCCTGTCAGATCAAAGAATGCTCGTGGACAGCAAGGCTCTTATCCAATAAAGCTCTTCTATACCTCCAACATGCCTATTATTCTTCAGTCTGCCCACGTATCCAACCTTTATTTCATTTCTCAGTTGCTATACAGGAAATACAGTGGGAACATTTTTGTCAATTTGTTGGGCACATGGAAGGAATCTGAATACTCGGGCCAGTCTGTTCCTGTTGGTGGACTTGCTTACTATGTTACTGCACCATCAAGCTTGGCAGATATGTTGGCAAATCCATTCCATGCTCTTTTCTACATTGTGTTCATGCTTTCAGCTTGTGCTTTGTTCTCAAAGACATGGATTGAAGTATCTGGCTCTTCAGCCAGAGACGTTGCCAAGCAGCTTAAGGAGCAACAAATGGTGATGCCAGGACACCGTGATTCCAATCTGCAGAAGGAATTGAACCGTTACATTCCTACAGCAGCAGCTTTTGGTGGAATGTGCATTGGCGCTTTGACGGTGTTGGCAGACATGATGGGAGCCATAGGTTCAGGAACTGGAATTCTTCTTGCAGTGACAATCATATACCAGTATTTTGAGACATTTGAGAAGGAGAAGGCCAGGGAACTAGGTTTCTTGGGACTGTAG